From a single Stackebrandtia endophytica genomic region:
- a CDS encoding iron ABC transporter permease has translation MTLTGERLASVSTDGEPPPPQRISIPALIALIGAILAGIVVLAGIHLTQGTADVGVADLWAWVTGSADDQAAAIVIASRLPRLTAALVVGLGLGAAGCVMQSISRNPLAAPDTLAVNAGAHLSLVVAATFGISAPFLGQLGLAFAGGLAAALLVLVLTGTEYGTVRLVLGGSAVALALTAVTTSLMILFPFEARGLYAWASGTLGVNGFGGISLMAPIVAAGIGVLLLLGRRLDLLMLGDDEARALGVPVRQTQLMALLVGVLLATAAVALTGPIGFIGLAAPALIRLLSSRVPGLHRHRALIPVSGLAAVALLLAADVGLRTMLGAQTAVQVPTGVMTSIVGAIFLVVLAFRLRSGRLSGAGSTLDVRGIGVRYPKIVVSTLVALLIAAVLVSLLIGDRMLLLGDVANWVTGQAGPLVSGVMETRAPRVLAALLAGIALATAGAAIQGVTRNPLAEPAIIGVSGGASVGAVLVVTLVPLAGFWMLAGAAGLGALLAAAIVFGLAARSGFATDRLVLIGVGVSYGTAALVTLLIVVTDPFNATKALTWLSGSTYGRTVEHLIPLSIGCLVLVPLVFLAHRQLDLLSVDDDTPRMLGVNVPAARFGLLISAVLLTAVAVAGIGVIGFVGLVGPHAARMLMGRRHSRVIPVGALLGGTLVVIADLVGRTVISPDQLPAGLMTAIIGAPYFFWLLYRSRAT, from the coding sequence GTGACACTCACCGGCGAGCGGCTCGCCTCCGTCTCGACCGACGGCGAGCCGCCTCCACCGCAACGCATCTCGATTCCGGCGCTGATCGCTCTCATCGGGGCGATCCTCGCCGGGATCGTGGTGCTGGCCGGGATACACCTGACCCAGGGCACCGCCGATGTCGGCGTGGCCGACCTGTGGGCGTGGGTGACCGGTTCGGCGGATGACCAGGCCGCCGCGATCGTGATCGCGTCCCGGTTGCCGCGACTGACCGCCGCCCTGGTGGTCGGACTCGGCCTGGGGGCCGCCGGGTGCGTCATGCAGTCGATCTCCCGCAACCCGTTGGCCGCCCCCGACACCCTGGCGGTCAACGCCGGCGCCCACCTCTCACTGGTGGTGGCGGCGACGTTCGGGATCTCGGCGCCGTTCCTCGGACAGTTGGGACTGGCCTTCGCCGGTGGCCTCGCCGCCGCGCTACTGGTGCTGGTGCTGACCGGAACCGAGTACGGCACCGTCCGACTCGTCTTGGGCGGCTCGGCAGTGGCCCTGGCGTTGACGGCGGTCACCACCTCCCTGATGATCCTGTTTCCGTTCGAGGCCCGCGGTTTGTACGCCTGGGCGTCGGGGACTCTGGGCGTGAACGGTTTCGGCGGCATCTCTCTGATGGCGCCCATCGTCGCCGCCGGGATCGGAGTATTGCTGCTCCTGGGACGTCGCCTCGATCTGCTGATGCTCGGCGATGACGAGGCCCGTGCTCTGGGAGTACCGGTCCGGCAGACCCAGCTGATGGCATTGCTGGTGGGCGTGCTGTTGGCGACTGCGGCGGTGGCGCTCACCGGGCCCATCGGGTTCATCGGTCTGGCGGCACCGGCACTGATCCGGTTGCTGTCGTCGCGGGTGCCGGGCCTGCACCGGCATCGTGCGCTGATTCCGGTCAGTGGTCTGGCGGCCGTCGCGTTGCTGTTGGCGGCCGATGTGGGATTGCGGACCATGCTGGGGGCGCAGACCGCGGTTCAGGTCCCCACCGGTGTCATGACCTCCATCGTGGGAGCGATCTTCCTGGTGGTGTTGGCCTTCCGGCTTCGCTCGGGCCGACTCAGCGGTGCCGGCAGCACTCTGGATGTCCGGGGAATCGGTGTCCGGTACCCCAAGATCGTCGTGTCCACGCTGGTCGCGTTGCTGATCGCCGCGGTCCTGGTCAGTCTGCTGATCGGCGATCGGATGCTTCTGCTGGGTGATGTCGCCAACTGGGTGACCGGTCAGGCGGGACCTCTGGTCAGCGGAGTCATGGAAACTCGGGCGCCGAGGGTGTTGGCCGCCTTGCTGGCCGGTATCGCGCTGGCGACCGCCGGTGCGGCCATCCAGGGCGTCACCCGCAACCCGCTCGCCGAACCAGCCATCATCGGGGTATCCGGTGGCGCATCGGTCGGTGCTGTGCTCGTGGTGACCCTGGTTCCACTGGCGGGTTTCTGGATGCTGGCGGGTGCCGCCGGGCTCGGCGCACTGTTGGCCGCCGCGATCGTGTTCGGCTTGGCCGCGCGCAGCGGGTTCGCCACCGACCGGCTGGTCCTCATCGGCGTCGGGGTCTCCTACGGCACCGCCGCATTGGTGACACTGTTGATCGTCGTGACCGATCCGTTCAACGCGACCAAGGCACTCACGTGGCTGTCCGGGTCCACCTACGGCCGGACGGTCGAACACCTGATCCCGCTGTCGATCGGTTGTCTCGTGTTGGTGCCCCTGGTGTTCCTGGCGCATCGACAGCTCGACCTGTTGTCCGTGGACGACGACACCCCGCGGATGCTCGGTGTCAATGTTCCCGCAGCCCGGTTCGGGCTGTTGATCAGCGCGGTCCTGCTGACGGCGGTCGCGGTCGCGGGCATCGGCGTCATCGGATTCGTGGGACTGGTCGGTCCGCACGCGGCACGAATGCTCATGGGACGACGACACTCGCGCGTCATCCCGGTGGGGGCGTTGTTGGGCGGCACGTTGGTCGTCATCGCCGACCTGGTCGGGCGGACCGTCATCAGCCCGGATCAGTTGCCGGCCGGATTGATGACCGCGATCATCGGGGCACCGTACTTCTTCTGGTTGCTGTATCGCAGTAGGGCGACATAG
- a CDS encoding ABC transporter ATP-binding protein → MPLESEECSVELRADCVSAGYRSHRAVDDVSIELARGRVTALIGPNGSGKSTLLRTIAKLHPKTCGDIVLGDETPIHDLAPRVLAQRLTLLSQSRVVPGGVTVREVVEYGRHPHRPRWRGTDPQGPEIVDRALVMTDVASLADRPVDTLSGGQMQRVWLASCLAQDTSILLLDEPTNHLDLRYQVELLDIVRDLADHHQIAIGVVLHDLDQAASVADEVVLLVDGRITAAGPPADVMTSELLSSAYGITIDVHHDPHTGQLRTGARSRHAQRVAIPA, encoded by the coding sequence GTGCCACTCGAATCCGAGGAATGCTCCGTAGAACTGCGCGCGGACTGCGTCAGCGCCGGTTACCGCTCTCACCGTGCCGTCGACGACGTCTCCATTGAACTGGCCCGTGGGCGGGTAACCGCGCTCATCGGACCCAACGGAAGCGGCAAGTCCACGTTGCTGCGCACGATCGCCAAACTACACCCGAAGACCTGCGGCGACATCGTTCTGGGCGACGAGACCCCGATTCACGATCTGGCGCCCCGGGTCCTCGCCCAGCGACTCACCCTGCTGTCTCAGTCACGAGTCGTTCCCGGCGGCGTGACCGTTCGGGAGGTCGTCGAATACGGGCGCCATCCGCACCGGCCGCGGTGGCGTGGCACCGATCCGCAAGGCCCCGAGATCGTCGACCGCGCACTGGTCATGACCGACGTGGCATCGCTCGCCGATCGCCCCGTCGACACCCTGTCCGGTGGGCAGATGCAGCGGGTGTGGCTGGCCAGTTGCCTGGCGCAGGACACCTCGATCCTGCTGCTGGACGAGCCCACCAACCACCTGGACCTGCGATACCAGGTGGAGTTGCTCGACATCGTGCGTGACCTGGCCGATCACCATCAGATCGCCATCGGTGTGGTTCTCCACGACCTGGACCAGGCCGCCTCGGTCGCCGATGAGGTCGTCCTACTGGTAGACGGGCGCATCACCGCGGCCGGACCTCCGGCCGACGTCATGACCTCCGAACTGCTCAGCAGCGCGTACGGCATCACCATCGATGTGCACCACGATCCGCACACCGGACAACTTCGTACCGGTGCTCGTTCTCGACACGCACAGCGTGTCGCCATCCCCGCTTAA
- a CDS encoding ABC transporter substrate-binding protein, producing the protein MKRLTVLAVAAVTAVALAACGTTEDPSESRSESGGDPITVIDARGKEVTLDGPAVNVAATEWNAVEYLISLGVQPVGVSDIEGFETWDNAVELADTATDIGTRGEPNMDILSTLGLDAVFVTGQIIEGAVEQIEQKDIPVIVLPGGDSSDPIGSMWANIDLIAQATGTEAAAADLKSEFETMLTDAAAVIAESDVAGAPVAFNDAYDAGEGISVRPFTSGSLIGGVLAELGFANAWDDIGIEGDAVYGLGQTDVEGLTKLPDDTLYWYIGNDSEGSDVYTDALADNPIWTSLPFVAAGNVARLPDSIWMFGGPASMTQFVAAVLKATG; encoded by the coding sequence GTGAAACGCCTGACCGTTCTGGCTGTCGCCGCTGTGACCGCCGTGGCCCTGGCCGCGTGCGGCACCACTGAAGACCCGAGCGAAAGCCGCTCCGAATCCGGTGGCGACCCGATCACCGTCATCGACGCCCGAGGTAAGGAAGTCACCTTGGACGGGCCGGCGGTCAACGTCGCGGCCACCGAGTGGAATGCGGTCGAATACCTGATCTCCCTGGGCGTGCAGCCGGTCGGTGTCAGTGACATCGAGGGCTTCGAAACCTGGGACAACGCCGTCGAACTCGCCGACACCGCCACCGACATCGGCACCCGCGGCGAACCCAACATGGACATACTCTCGACCCTCGGCCTGGACGCCGTGTTCGTGACCGGCCAGATCATCGAGGGGGCCGTCGAGCAGATCGAGCAGAAGGACATCCCCGTCATCGTGCTGCCCGGTGGCGACTCCAGCGACCCCATCGGGTCGATGTGGGCCAATATCGACCTCATCGCGCAGGCCACCGGCACCGAGGCGGCCGCCGCCGACCTCAAGTCGGAGTTCGAGACCATGCTCACCGATGCCGCCGCCGTCATTGCGGAGTCCGATGTGGCCGGTGCTCCGGTCGCGTTCAACGACGCCTACGACGCGGGCGAGGGAATCTCGGTCCGTCCGTTCACCAGCGGCTCGCTGATCGGTGGAGTGCTCGCCGAACTGGGCTTTGCCAACGCCTGGGACGACATCGGCATCGAGGGCGACGCGGTATACGGACTCGGACAGACCGACGTCGAGGGACTGACCAAACTCCCCGACGACACCCTCTACTGGTACATCGGCAACGACTCCGAGGGCAGCGACGTCTACACCGACGCACTCGCCGACAACCCGATCTGGACCAGCCTGCCGTTCGTCGCCGCTGGCAATGTGGCCCGGTTGCCCGACAGCATCTGGATGTTCGGTGGACCGGCCTCGATGACCCAGTTCGTCGCCGCCGTCCTCAAAGCAACCGGGTGA